The Apis cerana isolate GH-2021 linkage group LG10, AcerK_1.0, whole genome shotgun sequence DNA window aagataaatatcaaaaaagctATTTTATGAAGcatcaaaatgtaaaaatatgtacaCATATAGCTTTTTTTCAATGCAGATTTACCTTTGTTAATGTGGGACTGTTACTTTCCTGaagcaatattaaataaaaattgtaataaagataaattttcattttgaatatattctaaattaaccagaattaaaaatcttaattgtattgtatatcttttatatataataaccaagaaaatttatttaaatatcctttTTGATTGtagcaaatatataaacaaataattttaatcattcaaaaGATAAGTAAtactatagaaatatttttttattgtattcacTTGAACTGAGAcactctatatatttattatttcgaaattgatcatttcaataatcatgtctaaaaattttataaaaaatttaaaatttatattatttataattttaacataccTTATTGGGATTAGTACATTCTATAGGTGCTTTTAAACGGGTCAACATTTTATATGTTTCCAAATTACGAGCAAATcccctaaaaatatttatattataaaaaatattattataaaatagtatataatacaatttttaattaaatatattttatagaataaagacATACTTTCCACGAAGTTGAACTGCgagattccaatttttatcaGCCATAGCTTTTGCTACTCCCTTAGTACGTCGAACGCATTCCATAAGAGGTAATCTTACAGCTTGATTACCATTTAATGTAACAACACATGCTTCAGTGTCTGGCTTTGCTTCCATTAATGCCATTACTGCTTCTGCTCCCATTCGACAgccctattattattaaatataataagttttttgatttttcaaaataaacgaaaaaaatttcattgctttatgaatatttatataataactaacCAAAACTCTATCAAAAGCAGATGGATTACCACCTCTTTGAACATGACCAAGAACAGTAATTCTTGTATCTTGTTGTAGCTTTTCTACAACaactttatgaattttttcagcAGTAATTGGTTCACCATTTCTATCTAGTGCACCTTCAGCTACAATTATAATGTTAAGTCGTTGTCCCATAAGTCTTtcctgaaattatatatattttatatttaacaaaaatgacataacaatataataaattataaaaccatataaatttataaaaccatTTATACAAcacattcaattaattaaaaaaaaataatcgaagataGAAGAAggaatagtaatataatttttgacattaatattttaagttatattacaTACCAAACATtcaattagttaaattaaaaattaaacaatattacacatagaatattattaagcaAGCATAATTTAAGTTAGCAGTGTACAAAATAGAAttacaaatgaattataaGAAGCTTACCATTATGagcaaattaaattgaaatgaaaatatatatattcctccttttactaataaaacaaaaagaacacaaactaagataaaatatttattaaaataattgcaattttaatattaaaaaatgaaaaatatagacaattttattttattcatagattatttaattttatagattaattttataaccgtttaaaaaattaaaaaaaaaaaattgcgaacctgtattaattttttgcacaGCTTATTGGGCCAATCTTGTTCAGGTGGCCATTCTGGGATGAACACAAAATCAGCTTCAGAACATATGGCTGCCACTAGGGCCAGGTAACTGTAATGGTATGTTATAAAAGCTAgctaaaataatacataatacaataCAACAATAGAGTAActatagtataaaataatttcattttgaattgataagaatgtgaaaataatagataaactaataaaatattataaatttgtgaatCACAAagacttaaattatttaataaatagttaatatttgcaataaattgtTGCTGCTAAgagaaatttacaatataaataatagcaaactattataattctattatatctaattataccttaataatatattcctatcctaaatatttttataatttaattattttaatacaggAGCAGAcacatatttaatgaattcaacaaaaataaatttaataataatttggctaataaatattatattataaaaaagcataatttattaaggaaaatatataatgattgatCAATGATTCATAACGTGCCTGTTGCACAGCTTTGCAAAGTTCCTCAACCCAATTACCTGTTGAGGGTAGTTCAGGTATAAAGCAATAACATGCTTCAGAAGATAAACAAGAAGCTAACGCCAGATATCTGAAAGACTTTActtcttattaaattcatactacactgaattattttaaaatttgtttctatccttaaattaaatgttatttatataaataaaatttttgatttaatgctatatatttaatgtttataagaagaataagaataataagaagaaataaaagtaacattaataacataattaagcaactaaaaatacaaacaaaaacaaaaacaaaaacaaattaaatttgttaaattaagttAGAGGGAAACAACactataacaataaatttataaaattcctaAACAACGTGCCTGCcccaattttttacataatttatcagGCCAGTCAGCAGGAGGAGGTGATTCTGGACAGAAAACAAAATCTGCTTCTGCCGCTAAAGCACCCACAATTCCCAAATACCTattcaaaaagttttatatagaatataaaatataaaaacaaatatttttttaatttatataagatatgaatttgtttaatactgaaaaattaaatttttcatttattttatttatttaaaaaaacaaaaatttttaaaatttcatcaaaaaagtTTAACAACTAACTTACCCGCAATGCCGACCCATAACTTCCATTATGAATGTTCTTTGATGGGAATATGCTGTACTAACAATAGCATCGATACTTTCGATAATACGATGTAATGCAGAATCAGTACCAATAGTCATGTCAGTTCCacaaaaatcattatcaataGATCCTACTAAGCCAGCAATGTGTAaatgttcatatttttctacttGGTCTATTGTAATTTCTCCTAaataaacaacaataataaagtatacaaatatattacaaaaataaaaatatcaaagttttTTTACTTACCTTCCTCagctaattcttttaatagacTTGACCATTCTTCCTTAAAGAGATTTGCACCAGTAAGTGAACCATCACCACCTATTACAACTAAATTACTTATTCCAagttttactaaattttttgcAGCTTTTTTGCGACCAGCGCGTTCTTCAAAGTCATGACATCGAGCAGATCCTATTACTGTACCACcctaaattaaaatcttaatttaatttaaaatataacaatatatagacATAGacatacataatacatacttTATGTATGATAGAAGAAACAGATGACCAAGTAgcttcttgaatattttttccaccATCTACCATACCCTGATAGCCctctttaataaagaaaactttaCATCCAAGATAAATACCCATTCTAACAACTGCTCGAACTGCTGCATTCattcctaaaaaaattttatttttgaaatttatcaatcaaaCATGTATATCAATATACACATTATTCTGTTTTATGCTATTTATTGCTCATTTTATACCTTGAGAATCACCTCCACTGGTAAAAACTGCAAGGCCTTTATCTTTATGACTACCAGGTTTTATAAATCTCCGAGCTGCTAAATCTTCTGCCATGTCTATCCAATACCACTTGTATTCCTACAATATAATTCTTGTACCTATTTTCTTGCAAACTTTCAAATCAAACAAAGATTTCAATTCatcctattatataataatatataataatacttattaataaaataataattttattaataaatactatcaaagtaatatatatacaatatattttattaataaatactaattttcatttatttaatttttattgttatcattgttacattttattatatattatatattatatatttaatatatatttatatattataaaaaaaaaattgcagtttttttattaataaatagattaaaaccttttttataatgacaatactaaatgataaattaattcttcataattatttatttcaattttttatcagtatattaaatataaaaattatacatatataaattatataaattaatatatataattaatgtataattatataatttatacataacagAGAAGTATGCCCACTAAGCTCTTATAATAGCTTACTTGTGGAAGCGCCATTGATTCCAAGCTctgaatataaattcttcttttatcattgttattattataaaaagacatACTAGCATTTAAGTCTTCCTTACCTTGTTCTTTGTcatctaataaaaaacttaatattactttccgaaattataattgattacgtcttaacaatgaaataaattttataatacatattataatatattactttgtATTGGAAGGAAtggaaggagaaaagaaaaatcttcctTCTTCGATTCATCTTTGATTGTGCAAGGACATTGTGTTTCATCATTCTTTATggacatattttaaaaataaatatacaaaaaatttaaaagataatttctatgtcctaaataaaatatataacctaaaataagaaactattaaatattataaactacatttattgttattaacatGAACATAGCATCCgatttatgagaaatttattaccaataattatttacataataatcttcttctgaatatttaaaacatttttatattatgtatataactattttacattaaaaaatgattaatagtttttgaatttaaacattgtttaataatcaatgaaaaatcataaaatttgttgataaaattatagaatcaaattttcattgaacTACTTAAgatcgtaattatttaaaaataaataataaaaagatattacctTAAAAAGGTATTTTTAAAGGACATACAAAACGTCATTGATAGTCcttcgtattttaaaataaaatagcataTGTTTGAAGAATCAATAGAATCTGGCACATTATCAAATTACTGTGCATCAAAACATTAGAACAACGATAATGCATATAGAatagattattgaaattaaatttgtaaataacgtaattttttatatataaaaatcaagtgtcaatttaatataaaaaatacataacttaataaataataaaataatttattaattgtttaagatggattaagttaaaaattaataaaaaataataatctattgtaACAATGTATACAAGATACTATCATTCTGTCACTGACAATTAAtcagtaaattatttattatatgtatgttataatatgtatgtataagaaaattaaacatttttaacttaccaaataaatatatatccaattataatgagaaataaaataaaatgaatgttaatttaaaactttttaagtttaaaattacttgTACTTGAAAAATCTACGGTATTCACTTTACATCAAACACTGCTTTCGAGTCTTGAACTAAAACTGAAGGTGACCTTTACGTGTGCTTCGACACGAAGCTCCCCACCAATAATATCTGCTAGCTCTTACACCCCACCCTATGTAGTATTAAATTTAGGAAATGGCCGTAGATGGTGTTAGTGATACACAATAGTGATATGAGTTGATATTAGtgatacaatacaatattatctTCATATAGCGTTTAATTTTcgctaaattattttaaattttgtctattaaaaatttataaaattattgttttttattctttgttaaactaattttaatttattttattatatacaaaaatttattgataaaataattcatgtacttacatctttatatattttaaaatagtaaaacaAGTCTTGATTCAACCATTATTCTCACTAGATAGTTATCGTCACAACTAAGTCAAcgcaatttattctaataataatctaagaCAAAATGAATCTTGAAcgtcataaataataatgctttTACGCTTCTTTTCTGAGCGttgagttatttttatttttaattacgttatttgaaaaaacaaaattcaaaatacttgtatttcttattaaattgattgattgattaaattaatttttatcaatttttatcaatttgcacattatgtttaattgatatattattaatttgattattaaataacaaatagtcttcatttgcaaataatcagtaataataataatgccgaaattaattaatctttaaaatagatattatcaaagatttatcaaagatttaaggtattattataagatattattattgtatataaaaaaaacattgtctTTGATATACAATGAATagtgaaaattgatttaaaaagaagatgataacatatatttattattcaccatatatatatatatatatatatatatatatatatatattccttaattcttcatttttacctattttatattttatttctaaataaattctatttaaattttatataacgattgttactttaattcataattattataattcatttcagtGATTACTATTTGCAATCGATTAAAACGAGATTAGTCTATAGCAAATATGTAGGCCAAGGTCTAAGCCTGGTCTTATGATCAcggaatgatataaaattacttatagtAATTTGCATGatttttcattctaatttcagggtaatttttaataaataaatattatttttaggatatgattaaaaaaatttatcacgtttaaacattataaactattatttgattaattcaattttatacaattaattgtatttgttaaaataaagaacaattataaacatccaaaagataaaaaaaacttttaaaattgaaagaaaattcaaatcgtATTTCTATCGATTATGTTGATTTCTACAAATTATACAAAGccttgtataattattttattgttttccattttctttgaaaaaacaCGCGAATGTTacgtatgaaaaaattaaaaattacaacgcGACGAGAATATAAGGATCTATACACCGATACGTATTAAAAGCCAACTAAATTACTGTATTTCTGTAGgcgaatatataaacatacatatttttatataaatttcgaaagttaACAAGATACAAATAAGATATCGTAAAACTATTCAACTGTTAAgttctcaattttaattacgaaataaaaattaaaacattacttttgcttttatttcaaattgattagACTTAAacgaatattgttaataatacacaatttgttttattcaaaacCAATTCCCTCCAtttctagatttttattaattcgaatcagtattgaaaatgatatcaaacaattttcatttcacatCCGATCAAACTTAGTATCTTACCTATCTTATAATTCTCTTCAATATCTACATGCGATGAATCTTGAATCAACGAAGATAATTATGACGAAGCTTGCGAACATGAaaacagtaataataaatactaatcATAAAGAAGAATTCTTACTGTATAGGAACATTGTGCTTACATCTGTCTAGccttttaaaatcattcataaGTTCTTGAAATCtgtgtttaaatttaaaatattattaaagatgtaAGCGTTATATTACGCTTTTGGAATTATTGACtcaatatagtatatattgcCCTTCCAGAATACCTGATAATACTGCGAAGCAGGACAATCGAGATTATTTTCTGAGACattttatcagaatttattatttcgtgtaaacgtttataataattataatttacaattacgaCGTGATTGATGATAAATACAAATAGAACAACATAACTTGGGACAAGGGAACTAGGGAAATTCAGCGGATGAATATTTGAGATTGCAATGGCTAGCTTTTCCCACgaatagagaaaaaagagaaaagaaagatagagggatggaaaaaagggaagaaatagagccaaatagagagaaaaagggaagaggagagaaaagaagaggagggggagggggaggagaggggagaggggggagagaggagagaggagagaggagagaggagagagagagagagagaggagagagagagagagagagagagagagagagagagagagagagagagagagagagagagagagagagagagagagagagagaacaatTTTAGGAATTGAagtatataaagattaaagtgaagaataatatttcaccGTTTGTTATCTTATTTACggtgataaatatttcaataatcaaattacaaatctaaatttttacgatgatcggataaaaaataaatagaaagattaataaagaaattgagcGCAGGAAGAGACCAAATAAGAAAATCATACAACTTATACATCACTTTTTTGTAACCTCTCTTTAtctataaagtaaatttacgACAgcgttataaagaaaaaaaaaaaatatgatacactcgaaaaaaatcataaatatataaggaattaaagaaaattaaatcgattattattaatgttgcaTATAGTAATAAGAATATGGGAACATATTTTGAAACGATATTTGTTTAGGAGTTCCAAAAGGAgcaagaaaaggaagaaaaagaaaattaaattattaaaaacatgcTACGCGAGAACAAGACCagtgttgaaaaataatacgattgCCCCAAAATGAATAATGGCAATTTTGAATATCTACTCGAACTCGCCCAGCTGGTCCATTTCTAATTggatttaaaatctaaaatccgTGAAAACCTTtccgtataattttaacatatcattcttatttttcagtCTCTCTCTTGCATCGGCCACTAACACTTGCgtaaaataataggaaaaacacgttcttcgtttaatattaaaaaaaaaaaaaaaaaaaaataaaagcattAATCGTGGTTTTTCTGAACGAAATTATAATCCATGACTATTACTATCGATGTTAACAAATGTAGGAATTAtggaaatcgaaatcgatcttatgaatatatctttttgtaaaatcaaTTCGACTTCATACTCCtactttcattcattcatcCTTCATTATTCAATACGATAGAAACATGGACATATTGAAAAGTACAACATATTTGGAAAACGTTTACCCACATAACGCACGTTgtaatatcgattaatcgtTATTTGTTTCCATATGGTAAACATTTACGTATATTGTATGTGTTTGTGTCTTTATATGTAAATCTATGCTCGTGTGTTAGGGTAAGCGCGCGTATTTTACATACacttaaaaaatatccatGCATACGAGACGAAGAATACGTCAGAGAAATTCATTCTACCGAGACAGGTAGATTAGGACCGAAAATGGAATGGACCGAACCAGAGGCGGATGGTGGATTTCAAAGGAATTAAACCGATTTCTATGAACAAAACAgagtaaaaaagaaacgaaagcgaacaaatatttaacgtttatttatttttaatatcgtaaaaaagaaTTGGTTTTAACATAGAAACAAATGgaatttcgtttattcgatcgatgaaaattaGGAATCGTTACTTagaatttaagtaaaatacaaaaagGACTTGTCgtaattctgaaataattagAAGCACTagattcatacatatatacatgttaATCCGCCCCTGGACCGAACGTATCCGTTGCATTTGGAcgcgttaattttaatttattatttgacttTTCCCATTTTTAAAATGGTAACGTTCGTCCCTTTTATCGAGGTTTCGGTCGAGCCGATCACAGACCGTTACACGTCTCTGATCTGCCTTTTAAATCTGTCACCACCAGATATCAGAATGAAATCTTCTTGAACTTTGTATGGTATacgtgatcgatcgatcaagatTTACAACGGAGCTTTCAACCtttaaaaaacgaatgaaaattcaaagacAATGCATGATCTTTTTGTGAAccgaattcataaattatgctCTGCTTAGAAGATATTctgaaaagttattatataaatttgcaaaattgcaAGACGTAACGAATAATCTTCAAATTCTATCGACAATTTTCATGAGATCGATCATGCCTACAAAActgaatatcatatatatataatatatatacacgcatacATTCAcgcacatacatatataccaatatgtataaatgcaTGCATACGTGCGTATGTATGTTAAAGGGAATATcgggataataatttttttatacgcgTACATAATTTGTcctcgttttcttcttttcctttgtgTTTTTAGTGCGACATTAGTAGTCAAGTCTCTGATAAATATCcgctgtatatatattattgtgtataatatatgtatatatattataacatatatacgggagagagaggaagaaagaaagattgaaaGGGGGAAGGGGATACGAGAGTAAAAGAGATataaagaggaggagaaaaagagatggACGCaattgaatcaaaatttaGAATGAGTTAAATGTCGAGATATCGAAATTATagagaggaaaatattttttttttaaaaattattgcgcATTGATTAGCcgtttaaataaatcgaatctaCTTGTCCCCTTCCTTTCTCAGATATTCACGCGCTAGCAACGGACGGTCATGGCATACGAtggataaaaatgtatttttaatgttatgtGCTCCACTCACCTCAATAATACAGCAATTAAAATAACGACAcaattttggaataaatataagaaacaagAGAATTGTTTTAGacaattcgaatataaatcttaAGATACACGCGTGTGCGCGTACACACACGAAAACGAAatagggaaaaagaaaacgaatgaGCACACAAAATGTAGTGTTTGCGTACACGCGTGTTTATacgtaagaatttaaatactattaaCACGTGCAATATGTAAAAAGtagtaaatgtaaaaattaagtCATCACTGTTTTTGTGTTGGAACTTAATAacttaatgtatttttactcTCCTTTCTCCTCCTGCGTTCTTCCCttcgtataataatatcgtaCTTGCTAGACaatgtgaaatttaatttaatgacaactggatataatgtaattagatTCATGcgtgcttttttttctttcacttcaTTTCTTCTCGAATCTCTGTTTTGTTTAGCAATACTTTAGATGGTAAATAGTGAGCAGATCTGGGAGTAGTGacagtgttttttttttttgctgttttttttttacactccATATCTCGTCCCAACAACGAAATCGATACATTTTTctgtattctatatattttccaaagaCTAGTAGCTTCGACAGCATTATTATCTCTCATAATTGCATATACAACTTCACCATTTTTTATACCATTCTACGCTATATATCATTCGATGACGTTGTACGACGAGATAATGTTTGCAAAAATCCTTCCTGTCCTTTCCTCTGTTTATTCACAATTTGCTCCTTCTCTCTTCCACACAAAAATGAGTCAATACGCTTCTTTTGAATAAACTTGATGCCAGAAACTGAATAATTCTCACAACTCG harbors:
- the LOC108003046 gene encoding ATP-dependent 6-phosphofructokinase isoform X2 is translated as MSIKNDETQCPCTIKDESKKEDFSFLLPFLPIQNDKEQGKEDLNASMSFYNNNNDKRRIYIQSLESMALPQEYKWYWIDMAEDLAARRFIKPGSHKDKGLAVFTSGGDSQGMNAAVRAVVRMGIYLGCKVFFIKEGYQGMVDGGKNIQEATWSSVSSIIHKGGTVIGSARCHDFEERAGRKKAAKNLVKLGISNLVVIGGDGSLTGANLFKEEWSSLLKELAEEGEITIDQVEKYEHLHIAGLVGSIDNDFCGTDMTIGTDSALHRIIESIDAIVSTAYSHQRTFIMEVMGRHCGYLALVAAICSEADFVFIPEWPPEQDWPNKLCKKLIQERLMGQRLNIIIVAEGALDRNGEPITAEKIHKVVVEKLQQDTRITVLGHVQRGGNPSAFDRVLGCRMGAEAVMALMEAKPDTEACVVTLNGNQAVRLPLMECVRRTKGVAKAMADKNWNLAVQLRGKGFARNLETYKMLTRLKAPIECTNPNKESNSPTLTKQFTLYGQSCHYTLGVIHIGSPSCGMNAAVRSFVRNCIYRGDKVYGICDGILGLITGKFKLLDWPFVTGWVSQGGALLGTKRAPPKEDQLPQIAQRLKEYEIQALLIIGGFEGYQTGLTFINARDKFEEFRIPIAMIPATISNNVPGTEFSLGCDTALNEITEICDRIRQSAQGTKRRVFIIETMGGYCGYLATLAGLAGGADAAYIFEEKFNIKDLNQDVIAMAAKMSEGVQRGLILRNENANLNYSTDFMQRLFSEEGKGLFSCRMNIIGHMQQGGSPTPFDRNLGTKMGSKAVEWFSEQLKKNTDADGKVTAMDDDSAVMIGIVRQHYKFTPFTELLEMTDFEHRIPTYQWWMKLRPLLKVLAKHESTYEEEGLYITVEEMDVDNDSLV
- the LOC108003046 gene encoding ATP-dependent 6-phosphofructokinase isoform X4; translation: MSIKNDETQCPCTIKDESKKEDFSFLLPFLPIQNDKEQGKEDLNASMSFYNNNNDKRRIYIQSLESMALPQEYKWYWIDMAEDLAARRFIKPGSHKDKGLAVFTSGGDSQGMNAAVRAVVRMGIYLGCKVFFIKEGYQGMVDGGKNIQEATWSSVSSIIHKGGTVIGSARCHDFEERAGRKKAAKNLVKLGISNLVVIGGDGSLTGANLFKEEWSSLLKELAEEGEITIDQVEKYEHLHIAGLVGSIDNDFCGTDMTIGTDSALHRIIESIDAIVSTAYSHQRTFIMEVMGRHCGYLGIVGALAAEADFVFCPESPPPADWPDKLCKKLGQERLMGQRLNIIIVAEGALDRNGEPITAEKIHKVVVEKLQQDTRITVLGHVQRGGNPSAFDRVLGCRMGAEAVMALMEAKPDTEACVVTLNGNQAVRLPLMECVRRTKGVAKAMADKNWNLAVQLRGKGFARNLETYKMLTRLKAPIECTNPNKESNSPTLTKSCHYTLGVIHIGSPSCGMNAAVRSFVRNCIYRGDKVYGICDGILGLITGKFKLLDWPFVTGWVSQGGALLGTKRAPPKEDQLPQIAQRLKEYEIQALLIIGGFEGYQTGLTFINARDKFEEFRIPIAMIPATISNNVPGTEFSLGCDTALNEITEICDRIRQSAQGTKRRVFIIETMGGYCGYLATLAGLAGGADAAYIFEEKFNIKDLNQDVIAMAAKMSEGVQRGLILRNENANLNYSTDFMQRLFSEEGKGLFSCRMNIIGHMQQGGSPTPFDRNLGTKMGSKAVEWFSEQLKKNTDADGKVTAMDDDSAVMIGIVRQHYKFTPFTELLEMTDFEHRIPTYQWWMKLRPLLKVLAKHESTYEEEGLYITVEEMDVDNDSLV
- the LOC108003046 gene encoding ATP-dependent 6-phosphofructokinase isoform X12; the encoded protein is MAEDLAARRFIKPGSHKDKGLAVFTSGGDSQGMNAAVRAVVRMGIYLGCKVFFIKEGYQGMVDGGKNIQEATWSSVSSIIHKGGTVIGSARCHDFEERAGRKKAAKNLVKLGISNLVVIGGDGSLTGANLFKEEWSSLLKELAEEGEITIDQVEKYEHLHIAGLVGSIDNDFCGTDMTIGTDSALHRIIESIDAIVSTAYSHQRTFIMEVMGRHCGYLGIVGALAAEADFVFCPESPPPADWPDKLCKKLGQERLMGQRLNIIIVAEGALDRNGEPITAEKIHKVVVEKLQQDTRITVLGHVQRGGNPSAFDRVLGCRMGAEAVMALMEAKPDTEACVVTLNGNQAVRLPLMECVRRTKGVAKAMADKNWNLAVQLRGKGFARNLETYKMLTRLKAPIECTNPNKESNSPTLTKQFTLYGQSCHYTLGVIHIGSPSCGMNAAVRSFVRNCIYRGDKVYGICDGILGLITGKFKLLDWPFVTGWVSQGGALLGTKRAPPKEDQLPQIAQRLKEYEIQALLIIGGFEGYQTGLTFINARDKFEEFRIPIAMIPATISNNVPGTEFSLGCDTALNEITEICDRIRQSAQGTKRRVFIIETMGGYCGYLATLAGLAGGADAAYIFEEKFNIKDLNQDVIAMAAKMSEGVQRGLILRNENANLNYSTDFMQRLFSEEGKGLFSCRMNIIGHMQQGGSPTPFDRNLGTKMGSKAVEWFSEQLKKNTDADGKVTAMDDDSAVMIGIVRQHYKFTPFTELLEMTDFEHRIPTYQWWMKLRPLLKVLAKHESTYEEEGLYITVEEMDVDNDSLV
- the LOC108003046 gene encoding ATP-dependent 6-phosphofructokinase isoform X8, with amino-acid sequence MMKHNVLAQSKMNRRRKIFLFSFHSFQYKMTKNKEYKWYWIDMAEDLAARRFIKPGSHKDKGLAVFTSGGDSQGMNAAVRAVVRMGIYLGCKVFFIKEGYQGMVDGGKNIQEATWSSVSSIIHKGGTVIGSARCHDFEERAGRKKAAKNLVKLGISNLVVIGGDGSLTGANLFKEEWSSLLKELAEEGEITIDQVEKYEHLHIAGLVGSIDNDFCGTDMTIGTDSALHRIIESIDAIVSTAYSHQRTFIMEVMGRHCGYLGIVGALAAEADFVFCPESPPPADWPDKLCKKLGQERLMGQRLNIIIVAEGALDRNGEPITAEKIHKVVVEKLQQDTRITVLGHVQRGGNPSAFDRVLGCRMGAEAVMALMEAKPDTEACVVTLNGNQAVRLPLMECVRRTKGVAKAMADKNWNLAVQLRGKGFARNLETYKMLTRLKAPIECTNPNKESNSPTLTKQFTLYGQSCHYTLGVIHIGSPSCGMNAAVRSFVRNCIYRGDKVYGICDGILGLITGKFKLLDWPFVTGWVSQGGALLGTKRAPPKEDQLPQIAQRLKEYEIQALLIIGGFEGYQTGLTFINARDKFEEFRIPIAMIPATISNNVPGTEFSLGCDTALNEITEICDRIRQSAQGTKRRVFIIETMGGYCGYLATLAGLAGGADAAYIFEEKFNIKDLNQDVIAMAAKMSEGVQRGLILRNENANLNYSTDFMQRLFSEEGKGLFSCRMNIIGHMQQGGSPTPFDRNLGTKMGSKAVEWFSEQLKKNTDADGKVTAMDDDSAVMIGIVRQHYKFTPFTELLEMTDFEHRIPTYQWWMKLRPLLKVLAKHESTYEEEGLYITVEEMDVDNDSLV